The Thermus brockianus genome window below encodes:
- a CDS encoding HAMP domain-containing protein, whose product MRLGAQLLLTVLLAATATGGALILGGGAFLYAEGEQALWQQTRSAARDLATLLTDDLLLQDRLAVWEKLGAARERYPGFVYAYVLSPKGEVLAHTFTEGVPEALLGLAGERTLRLGGRLVYQGEAPVYGGAAGVVRLGLAQDPLREELAQVLRTGFFGLLWAVGLGVGLGYLLLERVLEPLKEMAERVSLLGKGGKVAFPEPKNELGALGRALNRMGEEVERRERELTLLNRLLAESQALRLDELAERVLSLLVRELGFSCGDFWVEGRVVHCRACQALCPLGGVEGLAEEALREGRVVVGQGG is encoded by the coding sequence GTGAGGCTTGGGGCCCAGCTTCTCTTGACCGTGCTCTTGGCGGCCACGGCCACGGGGGGGGCCCTCATCCTGGGTGGCGGCGCCTTCCTCTACGCTGAGGGGGAACAGGCTTTGTGGCAGCAAACCCGCTCGGCGGCCCGGGACCTCGCCACCTTGCTTACGGACGACCTCCTTCTCCAGGACCGCTTGGCGGTGTGGGAGAAGCTTGGGGCGGCTAGGGAGCGCTATCCGGGCTTTGTGTACGCCTACGTCCTCTCCCCCAAGGGGGAGGTGTTGGCCCATACCTTTACCGAGGGGGTACCGGAGGCCCTCCTCGGCTTGGCAGGTGAGCGGACCTTGCGTCTTGGGGGCAGGTTGGTGTACCAGGGAGAGGCCCCGGTGTATGGGGGGGCGGCGGGGGTGGTGCGGCTAGGCCTGGCCCAGGACCCCTTAAGGGAGGAGCTGGCGCAGGTTCTGCGCACCGGGTTTTTTGGCTTGCTTTGGGCCGTGGGGCTTGGGGTAGGGCTCGGTTACCTCCTTCTGGAGCGGGTGCTGGAACCCCTCAAGGAGATGGCGGAGCGGGTTTCCCTCCTGGGCAAAGGGGGGAAGGTGGCCTTTCCTGAGCCCAAAAACGAGCTCGGCGCCCTGGGGCGTGCCCTCAACCGCATGGGGGAGGAGGTGGAAAGGCGGGAGCGGGAACTCACCCTCTTAAACCGCCTTTTGGCGGAAAGCCAAGCCCTAAGGCTGGATGAGCTGGCTGAGCGGGTGCTTTCCCTCTTGGTGCGGGAGCTTGGCTTTTCCTGCGGCGATTTCTGGGTGGAGGGGCGGGTGGTCCACTGCCGCGCCTGCCAAGCCTTGTGCCCCTTGGGGGGTGTGGAGGGGCTGGCGGAGGAAGCCTTGCGGGAGGGGCGGGTGGTGGTGGGCCAAGGGGGGTAG
- a CDS encoding sensor histidine kinase: protein MPVPPKAALVLYGKPKVDEAWLTGFLTALSGPLATALENARLYSLLEEKERQRAELLKAWLRAQEEERARIARELHDEVGQALTGLILGLEGLPGERALALKELARFTLAEVRRLALDLRPSLLDHLGLEAALVRYVREFADRTGIEVDLSFHLRQPLPKELETVVYRVVQEALTNVARHSGSPRAAVGVLEAEGEVRVFVEDEGRGFDPRAVGPGHQGLLGMRERVELLGGRFLLESAPGEGTRVQIRLPLEVVA from the coding sequence GTGCCCGTTCCCCCCAAGGCCGCTTTGGTCCTTTACGGGAAGCCCAAGGTGGATGAGGCTTGGCTTACGGGTTTCCTCACCGCCCTTTCGGGGCCCTTGGCCACCGCCTTGGAAAACGCAAGGCTCTACAGCCTTTTGGAGGAAAAGGAGAGGCAGCGGGCCGAGCTCTTAAAGGCCTGGCTTAGGGCCCAGGAGGAGGAAAGGGCGCGCATCGCCCGGGAACTCCACGATGAGGTGGGCCAGGCCCTCACCGGCTTGATCCTGGGCCTCGAGGGCCTCCCGGGGGAAAGGGCCCTGGCGCTCAAGGAGTTGGCCCGCTTTACCCTGGCCGAGGTGCGGCGCCTGGCCTTAGACCTTAGGCCTTCCCTCTTGGACCACTTGGGGCTGGAGGCCGCTTTGGTGCGGTACGTGCGGGAATTTGCCGACCGCACGGGGATTGAGGTGGACCTTTCCTTCCACCTCCGCCAGCCTTTGCCCAAGGAGCTGGAAACCGTGGTCTACCGGGTGGTGCAGGAGGCGCTGACCAACGTGGCCCGCCACTCGGGAAGCCCCCGGGCGGCGGTGGGGGTCTTGGAGGCGGAAGGGGAGGTACGGGTCTTCGTGGAGGACGAGGGCCGGGGGTTTGACCCTAGGGCGGTGGGCCCCGGGCACCAAGGCCTTTTGGGCATGCGGGAGCGGGTGGAGCTTTTGGGGGGGCGGTTTCTTTTGGAAAGCGCTCCTGGCGAGGGCACCCGGGTACAGATTAGGCTTCCTTTAGAGGTGGTGGCGTGA
- a CDS encoding response regulator transcription factor has translation MIRVVLVEDHILVRSGIRHLLEARGPIRVVGEAGSGREALSLLERLEADLAILDVSLPDCTGIDLCRTLKARFPNLRLLALSMHEDPEYVRGFLQAGGEGYVSKAAVDHELVDAVLAVARGERYLNPSLAMRLAMEMVQGEVQEESLSPREEEVLRLLAQGLSHKEVAERLAISEKTVATYRERGMEKLGLKTRSDLLRYAVRRGWLSG, from the coding sequence GTGATCCGGGTGGTCTTGGTGGAGGACCATATCCTGGTGCGCTCGGGCATCCGCCATCTTCTGGAAGCCCGGGGGCCCATCCGGGTGGTGGGGGAGGCGGGGAGCGGCCGGGAGGCTTTGTCCCTCTTGGAGCGCCTCGAGGCCGACCTGGCCATCCTGGACGTTTCCCTTCCCGACTGCACCGGCATTGACCTATGCCGGACCCTGAAGGCCCGCTTTCCGAATCTCCGCCTTCTCGCCCTTTCCATGCACGAAGACCCCGAGTACGTGCGGGGCTTTTTGCAGGCGGGGGGTGAGGGTTACGTGAGCAAGGCGGCGGTGGACCACGAGCTCGTGGACGCCGTTTTGGCGGTGGCCCGGGGAGAGCGGTACCTCAACCCGAGCCTGGCCATGCGCCTGGCCATGGAGATGGTCCAGGGGGAGGTGCAGGAGGAAAGCCTTTCCCCTCGGGAGGAGGAGGTGTTGCGCCTCCTCGCCCAAGGCCTCTCCCACAAGGAGGTGGCCGAGCGCTTGGCCATCTCGGAAAAGACCGTGGCCACCTATCGGGAACGGGGCATGGAGAAGCTTGGCCTGAAAACCCGGAGCGACCTCTTGCGCTACGCTGTGCGCCGGGGCTGGCTTTCGGGTTAA
- a CDS encoding crossover junction endodeoxyribonuclease RuvC, with protein MVVAGIDPGITHLGLGVVAVEGKGALKAHLLHGEVVRTSHKEKAEVRVGRIHARVQEALLRFRPEALAVEEQFFYRQNELAYKVGWALGAVLVAAFEAGVPVYAYGPMQVKQALAGHGHAAKEEVALMVRGILGLKETPSPSHLADALAIALTHAFYARLKAAKPL; from the coding sequence GTGGTGGTGGCGGGCATTGACCCCGGGATCACCCACCTGGGCCTGGGGGTGGTGGCGGTGGAGGGTAAAGGGGCCTTGAAGGCCCATCTCCTCCACGGGGAGGTGGTGAGGACTTCCCACAAGGAAAAAGCAGAGGTGCGGGTGGGCCGGATCCACGCCCGGGTGCAGGAAGCCCTCCTCCGCTTCCGGCCCGAGGCCCTGGCGGTGGAGGAGCAGTTCTTTTACCGGCAAAACGAGTTGGCCTACAAGGTGGGCTGGGCCTTGGGGGCGGTGTTGGTGGCCGCCTTTGAGGCAGGGGTCCCGGTCTACGCCTACGGGCCCATGCAGGTGAAGCAGGCGCTGGCCGGACACGGCCACGCCGCCAAGGAGGAGGTGGCCCTCATGGTGCGGGGGATTTTGGGCCTTAAAGAAACCCCAAGCCCAAGCCACTTGGCGGACGCCCTGGCCATCGCCCTCACCCACGCCTTCTACGCCCGGCTCAAGGCCGCCAAGCCCCTTTAA
- the ftsZ gene encoding cell division protein FtsZ — protein sequence MEGAIIKVIGLGGAGNNAVNRMIEAGLQGVEFIAANTDAQVLAKSLADVRIQLGEKLTRGLGAGANPEIGEKAAQEAEDLIAEALEGADLVFITAGMGGGTGTGSAPVVAEIAKRLGALTVAVVTRPFSFEGPKRQKAAEEGIRRLKERVDAMVVVQNDRLLSAVDKKMTLKDAFLIADRVLYHGVKGITDVINLPGLINVDFADVKALLEGAGQVLMGIGAGRGENRVEEAAKTATHSPLLERSVEGARRLLLNVVGSEDLSLMEAAEVVERIREATGHEDVDILYGVTYDDRAQDELRVILIAAGFGESSVVPKPLRPVDFPTHADPYNFDIPAFIRYGDGDYPPKRGN from the coding sequence ATGGAAGGAGCCATCATCAAGGTAATCGGGCTCGGGGGGGCGGGGAACAACGCCGTGAACCGCATGATTGAGGCAGGGCTTCAGGGGGTGGAGTTCATCGCTGCCAACACCGACGCCCAGGTCCTGGCCAAGAGCCTGGCGGACGTGCGCATCCAGCTTGGGGAGAAGCTCACCCGGGGCCTGGGGGCGGGGGCCAACCCCGAGATCGGGGAAAAGGCGGCCCAGGAGGCGGAGGACCTCATCGCCGAGGCTTTGGAAGGGGCAGACCTGGTCTTCATCACCGCCGGGATGGGGGGCGGCACCGGCACGGGAAGCGCCCCCGTGGTGGCCGAGATCGCCAAACGCCTGGGCGCCCTTACCGTGGCCGTGGTCACCCGGCCCTTTAGCTTTGAGGGTCCCAAGCGGCAAAAGGCGGCGGAAGAGGGCATCCGGCGCCTTAAAGAACGGGTGGACGCCATGGTGGTGGTGCAGAACGACCGCCTCCTCTCCGCCGTGGACAAGAAGATGACCCTAAAGGACGCCTTCCTCATCGCCGACCGGGTCCTTTACCACGGCGTCAAAGGCATCACCGACGTCATCAACCTACCCGGCCTCATCAACGTGGACTTTGCCGACGTCAAGGCCCTTTTGGAGGGCGCTGGCCAGGTCCTCATGGGGATTGGGGCCGGCCGTGGGGAAAACCGGGTGGAGGAGGCGGCCAAGACCGCCACCCATAGCCCCCTGCTGGAGCGCTCCGTGGAAGGGGCGCGGAGGCTCCTCCTCAACGTGGTGGGCTCGGAGGACCTTTCCCTTATGGAGGCGGCGGAGGTGGTGGAGAGGATTCGCGAGGCCACGGGCCACGAGGACGTGGACATCCTCTACGGCGTCACCTACGACGACCGCGCCCAGGACGAACTCAGGGTCATCCTCATCGCTGCGGGCTTTGGGGAGAGCAGCGTGGTGCCCAAGCCCCTCCGCCCCGTGGACTTCCCCACCCACGCCGACCCCTATAACTTTGACATCCCCGCCTTCATCCGCTACGGGGACGGGGATTACCCCCCTAAGCGGGGCAACTGA
- the ftsA gene encoding cell division protein FtsA: MIIAGLDVGTSKVTTVIGELAPDGVLDIIGEGTAPSQGLRRGVVVNLERTTEAIRQSVHQAERVAGVRVERVVLSVGGPHLRSVTSHGLAAIRRGQSITEADVERAVEQAKAYPFDAEQELLHALPLEFKVDGQEGIRDPVGMAGVRLEVDVHLIAAGRGPLANLRRAVEAAGLEVEALVAQPLASGLGVLGPEEEHMTILLLDVGGGTTDVAVFREGRLAHSAVLPLGGDHVSQDIAQLLKIPFEEAERVKRKYGAALPELADPELVLEINQEGGSLGEVPAPELARIIRPRLREILHLARQSVDEALGPLEIKVNRVVLTGGTALLRGFDLLARQQYGLPVRLGKPQGVSGLTDVVATPAHATAVGLVRYGATLPARAAEPKRPHKREKKDEGTKTEGLWARIKEILNNLF; encoded by the coding sequence ATGATTATCGCAGGATTGGACGTCGGCACCAGCAAGGTTACCACCGTCATCGGGGAACTGGCCCCCGATGGCGTCCTGGACATCATCGGCGAGGGCACCGCCCCTTCCCAAGGCTTGCGGCGGGGCGTGGTGGTCAACCTGGAGCGCACCACGGAAGCCATCCGGCAAAGCGTCCATCAGGCGGAACGGGTGGCCGGGGTACGGGTGGAGCGGGTGGTCCTCTCCGTGGGGGGGCCCCACCTTAGGAGCGTCACCAGCCACGGCCTGGCAGCCATCCGCCGGGGCCAAAGCATCACCGAGGCGGACGTGGAGCGGGCCGTGGAGCAGGCCAAAGCCTATCCCTTTGACGCCGAGCAAGAACTCCTCCACGCCCTGCCCCTGGAGTTCAAGGTGGACGGGCAGGAAGGGATCCGGGACCCCGTGGGCATGGCGGGGGTGCGCCTCGAGGTGGACGTCCACCTCATCGCCGCCGGACGGGGGCCTTTGGCCAACCTCCGCCGGGCGGTGGAAGCGGCAGGGCTCGAGGTGGAGGCCCTGGTGGCCCAGCCCCTGGCGAGCGGCCTCGGCGTCCTGGGCCCGGAAGAGGAGCACATGACCATCCTCCTTTTGGACGTGGGCGGGGGCACCACGGACGTGGCCGTTTTCCGGGAAGGCCGGCTCGCCCACTCCGCCGTCTTGCCCCTCGGGGGGGACCATGTGAGCCAGGACATCGCCCAGCTCCTCAAGATTCCCTTTGAAGAGGCGGAGCGGGTCAAGCGCAAGTACGGGGCAGCGCTTCCGGAGCTGGCCGATCCCGAACTGGTTCTGGAAATCAACCAAGAGGGTGGTTCCTTGGGCGAGGTGCCGGCCCCGGAGCTCGCCCGCATCATCCGGCCCAGGCTCCGGGAAATCCTTCACCTGGCCCGCCAATCCGTGGACGAGGCCTTAGGGCCCTTGGAGATCAAGGTGAACCGGGTGGTCCTCACCGGGGGCACGGCCCTCCTGCGGGGTTTTGACCTCTTGGCCCGGCAGCAGTACGGCCTCCCGGTACGCCTGGGCAAACCCCAAGGGGTTTCTGGCCTCACCGACGTGGTGGCCACCCCCGCCCACGCCACGGCCGTGGGCCTGGTCCGTTACGGGGCCACCCTGCCCGCCCGGGCGGCAGAACCCAAGCGCCCGCACAAGCGGGAAAAGAAAGACGAAGGCACCAAGACCGAAGGCCTTTGGGCCCGCATTAAGGAAATTCTGAATAATTTATTCTAA
- a CDS encoding FtsQ-type POTRA domain-containing protein, translating to MKPVRTLFLLLLLGTLYVGSLVLFPVEKVEVVGLRHLKEEAVLAKARLHPGDPWLWVLPTRLSPLLEDPWVAEAHLEKPKPGVVRLIVREREPFLPLADGAALAKDGTLLPGGAPYAPGPWVEGKGPLPKEALLALARAYPKAKRIRYTPAGFYVDLPGTTLFAASAELLLEYAQATWPQGHVYLYSWGVSLRP from the coding sequence ATGAAGCCAGTGCGCACCCTCTTCCTTCTCCTCCTCCTCGGTACCCTTTACGTGGGAAGCCTGGTCCTTTTCCCCGTGGAGAAGGTGGAGGTGGTGGGCCTACGCCACCTGAAGGAGGAGGCCGTTTTGGCCAAGGCCCGCCTCCACCCGGGAGACCCGTGGCTTTGGGTCCTCCCCACCCGCCTCTCCCCTCTCCTGGAGGACCCCTGGGTGGCGGAAGCGCACCTGGAGAAGCCCAAACCCGGGGTGGTGCGCCTTATTGTGCGGGAGCGGGAACCCTTTTTGCCCCTGGCGGACGGCGCCGCCCTGGCCAAAGACGGCACCCTCCTCCCGGGTGGGGCCCCGTATGCGCCGGGGCCTTGGGTAGAGGGGAAGGGCCCCCTTCCCAAGGAGGCCCTTTTGGCCCTAGCCCGCGCCTACCCGAAGGCGAAACGCATCCGCTACACCCCGGCGGGCTTCTACGTGGACCTTCCCGGCACCACCCTCTTTGCCGCAAGCGCCGAGCTTCTGCTAGAGTATGCCCAAGCGACCTGGCCCCAGGGCCACGTGTACCTGTATTCTTGGGGGGTGAGTTTACGCCCATGA
- the murC gene encoding UDP-N-acetylmuramate--L-alanine ligase: MKRAHVMGIEGVGLSALARLLRAEGVEVTGCDLAPGKRAKALGVPVWPGHDPAHLGEEDTLIVPTPIPLDHPEVLEARRRGMRILRRMELLAHLLAQKPSLGVTGTHGKTTTTGMLASILLEAGLDPWVLLGGELSLLPGNARFGLGPRLAEVDESDPLFQGVGVGVAVATNLEKEHVAPEGKRAPNYHESLEALLAAMAGFLRKAAVAVLPVQDPLLAEAAQGLNPLRFGEGGDLWAERVALFPTGSRFRLVYRGKALGEAELRVPGAHNVHNALAAALAALAFGVPEEAILRGLARFPGVGRRFERLGEVRGAWVVDDYAHHPTEVRATLSAAKLLGRRVRVLFQPHRLFRTLELWEDFAKALEGAEEVVVLPVYTAGERGEVSPEALSQRIAERLAASGKEARFLYPEEALAYAKATASPQDLWLALGAGDVTELARRLVHEG, translated from the coding sequence ATGAAGCGGGCACACGTCATGGGCATTGAGGGGGTGGGGCTGAGCGCCCTAGCCCGCCTCCTCCGGGCGGAGGGGGTAGAGGTCACGGGGTGCGACCTGGCCCCTGGGAAGCGGGCCAAAGCCCTCGGGGTTCCCGTCTGGCCGGGCCACGACCCCGCCCACCTGGGGGAGGAGGACACCCTCATCGTCCCCACCCCCATACCCTTGGACCATCCGGAAGTCCTGGAGGCGCGGAGGCGGGGGATGCGCATCCTAAGGCGCATGGAGCTCCTCGCCCACCTCCTTGCGCAAAAACCCTCCTTGGGCGTCACGGGCACCCACGGCAAGACCACCACCACGGGGATGCTGGCGAGCATCCTCCTGGAGGCGGGGCTGGACCCCTGGGTGCTCCTTGGAGGGGAGCTTTCCCTCCTTCCCGGGAACGCCCGCTTCGGCCTAGGCCCACGGCTGGCGGAGGTGGACGAGTCGGACCCCCTCTTCCAAGGGGTAGGGGTAGGGGTGGCGGTGGCCACCAACCTGGAGAAGGAGCACGTGGCCCCCGAGGGGAAGAGGGCCCCCAACTACCACGAGAGCCTCGAGGCCCTCCTCGCCGCCATGGCGGGCTTCCTGAGGAAAGCGGCCGTGGCCGTCCTCCCCGTCCAGGACCCCCTCTTGGCGGAGGCCGCCCAAGGCCTCAACCCCCTCCGCTTTGGAGAAGGGGGAGACCTGTGGGCGGAAAGGGTGGCGCTCTTCCCCACGGGGAGCCGGTTCCGCCTGGTCTACCGGGGCAAGGCCCTAGGGGAGGCCGAGCTAAGGGTGCCCGGGGCCCACAACGTGCACAACGCCCTGGCCGCCGCCCTGGCCGCCTTGGCCTTTGGCGTGCCCGAGGAGGCCATTCTGCGGGGCCTCGCCCGCTTCCCCGGGGTGGGCCGGCGGTTTGAGCGCCTGGGCGAGGTGCGGGGCGCATGGGTGGTGGACGACTACGCCCACCACCCCACCGAGGTACGGGCCACCCTGAGCGCCGCCAAGCTCCTGGGCCGACGGGTAAGGGTCCTCTTCCAACCCCACCGCCTCTTCCGCACCCTGGAGCTCTGGGAGGACTTCGCCAAGGCCCTGGAGGGGGCGGAGGAGGTGGTGGTCCTCCCCGTGTACACGGCGGGGGAAAGGGGCGAGGTCTCCCCCGAGGCCCTCTCCCAAAGGATCGCCGAGCGCCTTGCCGCCTCGGGAAAGGAAGCCCGTTTCCTCTACCCGGAGGAAGCCCTCGCCTACGCCAAGGCCACCGCAAGCCCCCAGGACCTGTGGCTCGCCTTGGGGGCGGGGGACGTGACGGAACTCGCCCGGAGGCTCGTCCATGAAGGTTGA
- a CDS encoding UDP-N-acetylglucosamine--N-acetylmuramyl-(pentapeptide) pyrophosphoryl-undecaprenol N-acetylglucosamine transferase, with protein MVLLTGGGTGGHLFPALALAEELRKRGHAVFYLGSQEGLEARLLPQTPIPHALIPAGKLDRSAFRPKEALKLLQGLRGAWRVLREHPPKAVLSTGGYAGFPGAFLAGLKGIPLLLHEQNAKLGLAIQALSPWAKGLALSVPADLPPGLGKKARVLGYPVREVRYPQAEAKARLGFDPQKPLLLVLGGSQGSLELNEKLPPLLKPLGLSVLHQVGERWVERYRFLETEDYRIAGFLDAPLAMSAADLLLSRAGAGTLAEAAFHRLPALLFPLPPSLDGGAQAANARAYQKAGGAELGEYERLPGQVASLLERREAYQRGMARLSPEGAAGRIADWLEEFL; from the coding sequence GTGGTCCTCCTGACGGGAGGGGGCACGGGGGGGCACCTTTTCCCCGCCCTGGCCTTGGCCGAGGAGTTGCGGAAACGGGGGCACGCCGTCTTCTACCTGGGAAGCCAGGAGGGCCTCGAGGCCCGCCTCCTCCCCCAAACCCCCATCCCCCACGCCCTCATCCCCGCAGGCAAGCTGGACCGGAGCGCCTTCAGGCCCAAGGAGGCCCTCAAGCTCCTCCAAGGGCTTAGGGGCGCCTGGCGGGTCCTCCGGGAGCACCCCCCCAAGGCCGTCCTCTCCACCGGGGGGTATGCTGGCTTCCCCGGGGCCTTCCTAGCGGGGCTCAAGGGCATCCCCCTTCTCCTCCACGAACAGAACGCCAAGCTGGGCCTGGCCATCCAGGCCCTCTCCCCCTGGGCCAAGGGCCTCGCCCTAAGCGTTCCCGCGGACCTTCCCCCTGGGCTTGGCAAGAAGGCCCGGGTGCTGGGCTACCCTGTGCGGGAGGTGCGCTACCCCCAGGCGGAGGCCAAGGCCCGCCTGGGCTTTGACCCCCAAAAGCCCCTCCTCCTTGTCCTGGGGGGAAGCCAGGGGAGCCTGGAACTTAACGAGAAGCTCCCCCCCCTCCTCAAGCCCCTGGGCCTGTCCGTGCTCCACCAGGTGGGGGAGCGGTGGGTGGAGCGCTACCGCTTCCTGGAGACCGAAGACTACCGCATCGCCGGCTTCCTGGACGCCCCCCTGGCCATGAGCGCCGCCGACCTCCTCCTCTCCCGGGCGGGGGCGGGCACCTTGGCGGAGGCCGCCTTCCACCGCCTGCCCGCCCTCCTCTTCCCCCTTCCCCCAAGCCTGGACGGGGGGGCGCAGGCGGCCAACGCCCGGGCCTACCAGAAGGCGGGGGGGGCGGAGCTTGGGGAGTACGAAAGGCTCCCTGGTCAGGTGGCGAGCCTCCTGGAAAGGCGGGAAGCCTACCAGCGGGGCATGGCCCGCCTCTCCCCCGAAGGGGCGGCGGGCCGCATCGCGGATTGGCTGGAGGAATTCCTATGA
- a CDS encoding FtsW/RodA/SpoVE family cell cycle protein, translated as MDPVFLLSGLLLMAFGLLGVGVAEPDLLQGHLLRVGLALAALLLGFLLPPERLLRHALGLLALTLGLLLLVLFLGDGPGGVRRWFYLGPLAFQPSELAKVALVLYLASFVGRKGNDTPILGAAILSGVTAGLVLIEPDFATALFLVTLAALLFILAGVPWRRLIMVGLAGVLTVAPFSGYYLNRFRYVSERFTNFLDYLQGEASPAHTAYQVLQAQKAILLAGPMGQGPGGNLPHLPEAHNDMVFASVVFATGWLGGFMVLFLYLFLFLRGLSLALTLKGPLSLLALGLTLYLTLQAAINIGVTVGFLPVTGVPLPFVSYGGSSLLVSGLALGVLLRLAREARGKGVAAWSS; from the coding sequence GTGGACCCCGTCTTCCTCCTAAGCGGGCTCCTCCTCATGGCCTTTGGCCTCCTTGGCGTGGGGGTGGCGGAACCCGACCTCCTCCAAGGCCACCTCCTGCGGGTAGGCTTGGCGCTCGCCGCCCTGCTCCTCGGCTTCCTCCTACCCCCGGAAAGGCTTCTCCGCCACGCCCTTGGGCTCCTCGCCCTCACCCTGGGGCTTCTCCTCCTGGTCCTCTTCTTGGGAGATGGGCCCGGAGGGGTAAGGCGCTGGTTCTACCTGGGACCCCTTGCCTTCCAGCCTTCGGAGCTAGCCAAGGTGGCCTTGGTCCTCTACCTGGCCTCCTTCGTGGGGCGAAAGGGGAACGACACCCCCATCCTGGGGGCCGCCATCCTCTCCGGGGTCACCGCCGGCCTGGTCCTGATAGAACCCGACTTCGCCACCGCCCTGTTCCTCGTCACCCTGGCGGCCTTGCTTTTCATCCTGGCGGGCGTGCCCTGGCGGAGGCTCATCATGGTGGGGCTCGCTGGGGTCCTCACGGTCGCCCCCTTCTCCGGCTACTACCTGAACCGATTCCGGTACGTTTCCGAACGCTTCACGAACTTCCTGGATTACCTGCAAGGGGAAGCCAGCCCCGCCCACACCGCCTACCAGGTGCTCCAGGCGCAGAAGGCCATCCTCCTGGCGGGGCCCATGGGGCAGGGCCCCGGGGGGAACCTTCCCCACCTCCCCGAAGCCCACAACGACATGGTTTTCGCCAGCGTGGTCTTCGCCACGGGGTGGCTTGGGGGGTTCATGGTCCTCTTCCTTTACCTCTTCCTCTTCCTCCGGGGGCTTTCCCTGGCCCTTACCCTCAAGGGTCCCTTAAGCCTCCTCGCCTTGGGCCTCACCCTCTACCTCACCCTCCAGGCCGCCATCAACATCGGGGTGACGGTGGGCTTCCTCCCGGTGACGGGGGTACCCTTGCCCTTCGTGTCCTACGGGGGGAGTTCGCTCCTCGTTTCCGGCCTCGCCCTGGGGGTGCTCCTGCGCCTGGCCAGGGAGGCCAGGGGAAAGGGGGTGGCGGCGTGGTCCTCCTGA
- a CDS encoding Mur ligase family protein, with protein MILVFGLGRSGLGVLRFLRARGLAARFYDDHPKEPDVRTALALGFAPDFGLEGRYTQVVAAPGVPLDHPHLKRLREEGAEVLGEVELAYRLSKTPILGVTGTAGKTSTTLFTAHLLRGQGIRALEGGNVDPPLVSVVDEAEVAVAELSSFQLERVSTFRPRVAVLLNLGVDHLDRHGSLEAYHAAKLNLLKNLTPEDALVYNAQDAKVRQAAEKSPARLYPFQPAEDPRESNLRAALAATQAYLDLLGRPLDEEALRESLRTLPHAPHRFQTFARKGKVVFIDDSIATRTPAVAAALRAAPAPIAWILGGEDKGADLAPLRPLLSRVRVILALGRDGPRMAEALGGGAEVVVIGEKDGYKAMRQAVAEALARLEQGSVLLAPLAASFDQFKDYKDRAQAFREAVFDLGGEPWTPSSS; from the coding sequence GTGATCCTGGTCTTTGGGCTTGGCCGAAGCGGGCTTGGGGTCTTGCGCTTCCTAAGGGCACGGGGCCTTGCCGCCCGCTTCTATGACGACCACCCCAAGGAGCCGGACGTGCGCACTGCCCTGGCCCTCGGCTTTGCCCCCGACTTCGGCCTGGAGGGGCGCTACACCCAGGTGGTCGCGGCCCCCGGGGTACCCCTAGACCACCCCCACCTAAAGCGGTTGCGCGAGGAGGGGGCCGAGGTCTTGGGCGAGGTGGAGCTGGCCTACCGCCTAAGCAAAACCCCCATCCTCGGCGTCACCGGCACTGCCGGGAAGACCTCCACCACCCTCTTCACCGCCCACCTCCTGAGGGGGCAAGGGATAAGGGCCCTGGAGGGGGGCAACGTGGACCCCCCTCTGGTGAGCGTGGTGGACGAGGCGGAGGTGGCGGTGGCGGAGCTATCCAGCTTCCAGCTGGAAAGGGTTTCCACCTTCCGGCCCCGGGTGGCGGTCCTCCTCAACCTGGGCGTGGACCACCTGGACCGGCACGGGAGCCTCGAGGCCTACCACGCCGCCAAGCTCAACCTCCTCAAGAACCTCACCCCAGAGGACGCCCTGGTCTACAACGCCCAAGACGCCAAGGTGCGGCAGGCGGCGGAAAAAAGCCCCGCCCGCCTCTACCCCTTTCAGCCGGCGGAAGACCCCCGGGAGAGCAACCTGCGGGCGGCCTTGGCTGCCACCCAGGCCTACCTGGACCTTCTCGGAAGGCCCCTGGACGAGGAGGCCCTACGGGAAAGCCTCCGCACCCTGCCCCACGCCCCCCACCGCTTCCAAACCTTTGCCAGGAAGGGGAAGGTGGTCTTCATTGACGACTCCATCGCCACCCGCACCCCCGCCGTGGCCGCCGCCCTACGGGCCGCCCCTGCCCCCATCGCCTGGATCCTGGGCGGGGAGGACAAGGGGGCAGACCTTGCCCCCCTAAGGCCCCTCCTCTCCCGGGTGCGGGTCATCCTGGCCCTGGGCCGGGACGGCCCCAGGATGGCCGAGGCCCTGGGCGGCGGCGCAGAGGTGGTGGTCATCGGGGAAAAGGATGGGTATAAGGCCATGCGCCAGGCCGTGGCCGAGGCCCTGGCCCGGCTGGAGCAGGGAAGCGTCCTCCTTGCCCCCCTCGCCGCCAGCTTTGACCAGTTCAAGGACTACAAGGACCGCGCCCAGGCCTTCCGGGAAGCGGTCTTTGACCTAGGAGGTGAGCCGTGGACCCCGTCTTCCTCCTAA